A genomic window from Pseudonocardia broussonetiae includes:
- a CDS encoding ATP-binding protein: protein MGQPLRLCLLGPFTVEGELSGHVPVGKARRVLAVLAARRGEFVPIEHLVDALWEDHPPDRADRNVAALISRLRRALGRALIEGSAAGYRMPADLAAVDLLEAADLVATAELELGRGRFALASTSGEQAAKLLDADVALAGEHEDRWVRELRRSVGELLHRARTAWAAASLELGAVDTAAQVAAAVLHLDPFDEGACRTVMLAHQRAGRPGNALLAYRSLRESLAEHLGIDPSPATQALHLAVLRAENRPAAPPAPAAPAAPGLVGRDAELGRLRDLWASAAAGTPVLTVLTGEAGIGKTALAAALTAEVRHAGAQVVEATCFEAERSLYLQPLVDLVRAVVHRTPPAEVRELAGARLGTLVELVPELSDLVGPVPYERAAPEVEHRRSVDAVSGFLTRLGARAPVLLVVEDVQHASQSTVEALHVLAAHWQGSRVLLLLTERTDESPVVTAQLRDLASWIPLGPLTRADVAVLVERCGRGHDPGRVWSWTGGSPLFLSELLRLPVDPAAPDDPPAVPPTLHDAVAARLDHAGDAVAHLLAQCATLGTTVVLDDVAALSGLDVEDCASRADRAMRAGLLTVQGDTFRFANDIVRRVAYESVPEPVRVNRHRRAARLLADRPEAAALHLAAAHDPRGAARAWLAAADAADVSFAHTDAERLLDRAVEAATAGGDTAQLVAVHLRRGQVRRDLGRPGDAHEDHERALALARELGDLELEAQALEQLGWTAFYARDAAVAVDFAEQATHLAESAAAAPRALPTATLLLGRVRHWDGDYAGAAAAYDEVLSASGEDATTAIALAYRGALLQHQDRFDEARSVLARAAVLCRRTGEFRPLLQTLFFTALARGDTGDFAGALRSLDNARRLIDAENLGFYRAGIETTTSWMWQELGQVERAREHAVRAVELAHRGGGALELEQELHALLAVADCDLMLGRPDDAAAAVEEAGPMLERSLPFRPRATMRLVEMRARWDASEAERLLDVARRHSSPKYEALALHHLGRPEEAARIATGTRSDLLTAQLGAPADRAAALDRIAAALPAAARESFAAGGRLVLPAPRTR from the coding sequence GTGGGTCAGCCCCTGCGGCTCTGCCTGCTCGGCCCCTTCACCGTCGAGGGTGAGCTCTCCGGACACGTGCCCGTCGGGAAGGCCCGTCGGGTCCTCGCCGTGCTCGCCGCGCGCCGGGGCGAGTTCGTGCCGATCGAGCACCTGGTCGACGCGCTGTGGGAGGACCACCCGCCCGACCGGGCGGACCGCAACGTCGCCGCGCTGATCAGCCGTCTGCGCCGGGCGCTGGGCCGCGCGCTCATCGAGGGCTCCGCCGCCGGGTACCGGATGCCCGCCGACCTCGCCGCGGTCGACCTGCTGGAGGCCGCCGACCTCGTCGCCACCGCGGAGCTGGAGCTCGGCCGGGGCCGCTTCGCCCTGGCGTCGACCAGCGGGGAGCAGGCCGCCAAGCTCCTCGACGCCGACGTCGCACTGGCCGGGGAGCACGAGGACCGCTGGGTGCGCGAGCTGCGCCGCTCGGTCGGCGAGCTGCTGCACCGCGCCCGTACCGCGTGGGCGGCCGCGTCGCTGGAGCTCGGCGCCGTCGACACGGCCGCCCAGGTCGCCGCGGCCGTGCTGCACCTCGACCCCTTCGACGAGGGCGCGTGCCGCACCGTCATGCTCGCCCACCAGCGCGCGGGCCGGCCCGGCAACGCCCTGCTGGCCTACCGGTCGCTGCGCGAGTCGCTGGCCGAGCACCTCGGCATCGACCCCTCCCCGGCGACGCAGGCCCTGCACCTCGCCGTCCTGCGGGCGGAGAACCGGCCGGCGGCCCCGCCTGCGCCGGCCGCCCCCGCCGCGCCCGGGCTCGTCGGTCGCGACGCCGAGCTCGGGCGGCTGCGCGACCTCTGGGCGTCCGCCGCGGCCGGCACCCCGGTGCTGACGGTGCTCACCGGCGAGGCGGGGATCGGCAAGACCGCGCTGGCCGCCGCGCTCACCGCGGAGGTCCGCCACGCCGGCGCGCAGGTCGTCGAGGCCACCTGCTTCGAGGCCGAGCGGTCGCTGTACCTGCAGCCGCTCGTCGACCTCGTCCGGGCGGTCGTGCACCGGACGCCTCCCGCCGAGGTCCGCGAGCTGGCCGGGGCGCGGCTGGGGACGCTGGTGGAGCTCGTCCCCGAGCTGTCGGACCTGGTCGGACCGGTGCCCTACGAGCGGGCCGCGCCGGAGGTCGAGCACCGCCGCAGCGTCGACGCGGTGAGCGGGTTCCTCACCCGGCTCGGCGCCCGGGCGCCGGTGCTGCTCGTCGTCGAGGACGTCCAGCACGCGAGCCAGTCCACGGTGGAGGCGCTGCACGTGCTGGCCGCGCACTGGCAGGGCAGCCGCGTGCTGCTGCTGCTCACCGAGCGCACCGACGAGTCCCCGGTCGTCACCGCGCAGCTGCGCGACCTCGCGTCGTGGATCCCGCTGGGGCCGCTGACCCGCGCCGACGTCGCCGTGCTCGTCGAGCGCTGCGGGCGCGGGCACGACCCCGGGCGGGTGTGGTCGTGGACGGGCGGCTCGCCGCTGTTCCTCTCCGAGCTGCTGCGCCTGCCCGTCGACCCGGCCGCCCCCGACGACCCGCCCGCCGTCCCCCCGACGCTGCACGACGCCGTCGCCGCCCGGCTCGACCACGCGGGCGACGCCGTCGCGCACCTGCTCGCCCAGTGCGCCACGCTCGGCACCACCGTCGTGCTCGACGACGTGGCCGCGCTGTCCGGGCTCGACGTCGAGGACTGCGCGTCGCGCGCGGACCGCGCGATGCGCGCGGGCCTGCTCACCGTGCAGGGCGACACGTTCCGCTTCGCCAACGACATCGTCCGGCGCGTGGCCTACGAGTCGGTGCCCGAGCCCGTCCGGGTCAACCGCCACCGCCGCGCGGCCCGCCTGCTCGCCGACCGGCCCGAGGCCGCGGCCCTGCACCTGGCGGCCGCGCACGACCCGCGGGGCGCGGCCCGGGCCTGGCTCGCCGCCGCCGACGCCGCCGACGTCTCGTTCGCCCACACCGACGCCGAGCGGCTGCTCGACCGCGCCGTCGAGGCCGCGACGGCCGGCGGCGACACCGCGCAGCTCGTGGCGGTGCACCTGCGGCGCGGGCAGGTCCGGCGCGACCTGGGCCGCCCCGGCGACGCCCACGAGGACCACGAGCGCGCGCTGGCGCTGGCGCGCGAGCTGGGCGACCTCGAGCTGGAGGCGCAGGCGCTGGAGCAGCTGGGCTGGACCGCGTTCTACGCCCGCGACGCCGCCGTCGCCGTCGACTTCGCCGAGCAGGCCACCCACCTCGCCGAGTCGGCGGCGGCCGCCCCGCGCGCGCTGCCGACCGCCACGCTGCTGCTGGGCCGGGTCCGGCACTGGGACGGCGACTACGCCGGCGCCGCCGCGGCCTACGACGAGGTCCTCTCGGCGTCGGGCGAGGACGCGACCACCGCCATCGCACTGGCCTACCGCGGCGCGCTGCTCCAGCACCAGGACCGCTTCGACGAGGCCCGCTCCGTCCTGGCCAGGGCCGCGGTGCTGTGCCGGCGCACCGGGGAGTTCCGGCCGCTGCTGCAGACCCTGTTCTTCACCGCGCTCGCCCGCGGCGACACCGGCGACTTCGCGGGCGCCCTGCGCTCGCTGGACAACGCGCGCCGCCTGATCGACGCGGAGAACCTCGGCTTCTACCGCGCCGGCATCGAGACGACGACGTCGTGGATGTGGCAGGAGCTGGGCCAGGTCGAGCGCGCCCGCGAGCACGCCGTGCGGGCCGTCGAGCTCGCGCACCGCGGCGGCGGGGCGCTGGAGCTCGAGCAGGAGCTCCACGCGCTGCTCGCCGTGGCCGACTGCGACCTCATGCTGGGCCGCCCCGACGACGCCGCCGCCGCGGTCGAGGAGGCCGGCCCGATGCTGGAGCGCTCGCTGCCCTTCCGGCCGCGGGCCACGATGCGCCTGGTCGAGATGCGGGCGCGCTGGGACGCCTCGGAGGCCGAGCGCCTGCTCGACGTGGCCCGGCGCCACTCCTCACCCAAGTACGAGGCGCTCGCCCTGCACCACCTCGGGCGGCCCGAGGAGGCCGCGCGGATCGCCACCGGCACGCGGTCGGACCTGCTGACCGCGCAGCTCGGCGCGCCCGCCGACCGCGCGGCGGCGCTCGACCGGATCGCCGCGGCCCTGCCCGCCGCCGCGCGCGAGTCGTTCGCCGCCGGGGGGCGCCTGGTGCTGCCGGCGCCGCGGACGCGCTGA
- a CDS encoding 1-aminocyclopropane-1-carboxylate deaminase/D-cysteine desulfhydrase, which produces MTPRFPLAVLPTPLVEAPRLSAALGCGPLLVKRDDLVGFGVAGNKARPLEHLVGAARLAGAQVLVTGGGPGSNFCAAAALAARVAGMRCEIVLWGDPEGAPNVALARAAGACVRPTGRSDREEVDALAAERAAELTASGTPAVAVPRGGSTAVGALGFADAAAELAAQLAGRRPSAVVLPVGSGGSVAGLLAGMAECGLDVPVVGVSVSRPPESVRASVLALARECAALRGTVPPDPAQLRLVDARGPGFGRTTALEDERARLALHTEGWLLDTTYGAEAFSAAVDLLLAHPPDPVLWWHTGGTVPAVAHIETAQRGTTP; this is translated from the coding sequence GCGACGACCTCGTCGGGTTCGGCGTCGCGGGCAACAAGGCGCGGCCGCTGGAGCACCTCGTCGGCGCGGCCCGCCTGGCCGGCGCGCAGGTGCTCGTCACCGGCGGCGGGCCCGGGTCCAACTTCTGCGCCGCCGCCGCGCTCGCCGCCCGCGTCGCCGGGATGCGCTGCGAGATCGTGCTGTGGGGCGACCCCGAGGGCGCCCCGAACGTCGCGCTCGCGCGGGCGGCGGGGGCGTGCGTCCGGCCGACCGGGCGGTCCGACCGCGAGGAGGTCGACGCGCTCGCCGCCGAGCGCGCCGCCGAGCTGACGGCGTCCGGGACGCCCGCGGTCGCGGTGCCGCGCGGCGGGTCCACCGCCGTGGGCGCCCTGGGCTTCGCCGACGCCGCGGCCGAGCTCGCCGCGCAGCTGGCAGGCCGGCGGCCGTCGGCGGTCGTGCTGCCGGTCGGCTCCGGCGGCAGCGTCGCCGGGCTGCTGGCCGGGATGGCGGAGTGCGGGCTCGACGTCCCGGTGGTCGGGGTGTCGGTGAGCAGGCCACCGGAGTCGGTGCGGGCCTCGGTGCTGGCGCTCGCGCGCGAGTGCGCGGCGCTGCGGGGGACCGTGCCGCCCGATCCCGCGCAGCTCCGCCTGGTCGACGCCCGCGGCCCCGGCTTCGGGCGCACCACCGCGCTCGAGGACGAGCGCGCCCGGCTCGCGCTGCACACCGAGGGCTGGCTGCTGGACACCACCTACGGCGCCGAGGCGTTCTCCGCCGCGGTCGACCTGCTGCTCGCCCACCCGCCGGACCCGGTCCTGTGGTGGCACACCGGCGGCACCGTGCCCGCCGTGGCGCACATCGAGACGGCTCAGAGAGGAACGACCCCATGA
- a CDS encoding MSMEG_0572/Sll0783 family nitrogen starvation response protein has product MAQIIGERPNTGDVIVDYDEKLFDDIQANEGEKAYIFMHTVPYEGSVGFVNMLTATRINRKGFDTSMVLYGPGVLMASATRGFPTVGAEAFPGHMNFNNQLGTFMKEGGKVYACRFAMAALYGMRETDLIDGVKPMHPLDVLDATLTARREGALVLQTWTL; this is encoded by the coding sequence GTGGCTCAGATCATCGGCGAGCGCCCGAACACCGGCGACGTCATCGTCGACTACGACGAGAAGCTGTTCGACGACATCCAGGCCAACGAGGGCGAGAAGGCCTACATCTTCATGCACACCGTGCCCTACGAGGGCTCGGTCGGCTTCGTGAACATGCTGACCGCCACCCGGATCAACCGGAAGGGCTTCGACACCAGCATGGTGCTCTACGGCCCCGGCGTGCTCATGGCGTCGGCGACGCGCGGCTTCCCGACCGTGGGCGCCGAGGCCTTCCCCGGCCACATGAACTTCAACAACCAGCTCGGCACGTTCATGAAGGAGGGCGGCAAGGTCTACGCCTGCCGCTTCGCGATGGCCGCGCTCTACGGCATGCGCGAGACCGACCTCATCGACGGCGTCAAGCCGATGCACCCGCTCGACGTGCTCGACGCGACCCTGACCGCCCGCCGCGAGGGCGCGCTCGTCCTGCAGACCTGGACCCTCTAG
- a CDS encoding FAD-dependent oxidoreductase: protein MIGGGAAGLGAAGGVKAADPGAEVIVYTEFEDVAYSPCGIPYVHGGEIPDFERLFLAGKQAYVDAGIDVRYETAVTAIDPAAHTVTVAGEGAVRYDSLVIATGWNYADPGVPGGDLSGLYYVKNIRKAMEWDKVISETKAAVVVEAGPLGLEMVTALAHRGVETHLIDPNPYALSMMADPDIMAPVEESWRELGVHLHFNTTLEEFLGDADGKVRAVRTSGGEITADLVVISTHKTPETALAKAAGLDLGSTGAIIVDERMKTSAPDVWAAGDVVEIPHGLTRTPLQGLTGSHAYAQGKTAGTNAGGGDRAYRAVYVPWGTPAGKWVIGGASFGEATATALGIPYVKGEAQGISRARYYPGVQPVKVKLLAEPGTLRLIGAQMIGGGEGIKERADFLAQAIRFGMTLHDLSTMENVYSPAIGALNEPIVVAATNGVAAAKAK, encoded by the coding sequence GTGATCGGAGGGGGCGCCGCAGGACTGGGCGCCGCCGGTGGGGTGAAGGCCGCCGACCCCGGGGCCGAGGTGATCGTCTACACCGAGTTCGAGGACGTCGCCTACAGCCCCTGCGGCATCCCCTACGTCCACGGCGGCGAGATCCCCGACTTCGAGCGGCTGTTCCTGGCCGGCAAGCAGGCCTACGTCGACGCCGGCATCGACGTCCGCTACGAGACGGCCGTGACCGCGATCGACCCGGCCGCGCACACCGTCACGGTGGCGGGCGAGGGCGCGGTCCGCTACGACTCCCTCGTCATCGCCACCGGCTGGAACTACGCCGACCCCGGCGTCCCCGGCGGGGACCTCTCGGGCCTCTACTACGTCAAGAACATCCGCAAGGCCATGGAGTGGGACAAGGTCATCTCCGAGACCAAGGCGGCGGTGGTCGTCGAGGCCGGGCCGCTGGGCCTGGAGATGGTCACGGCGCTGGCCCACCGCGGCGTCGAGACCCACCTGATCGACCCCAACCCCTACGCCCTGTCGATGATGGCCGACCCCGACATCATGGCCCCGGTCGAGGAGTCCTGGCGCGAGCTCGGCGTGCACCTGCACTTCAACACCACGCTCGAGGAGTTCCTGGGCGACGCCGACGGCAAGGTCCGCGCCGTCCGCACGTCGGGCGGGGAGATCACCGCCGACCTCGTCGTCATCTCCACCCACAAGACGCCCGAGACCGCGCTGGCGAAGGCCGCGGGCCTCGACCTCGGCTCCACCGGCGCGATCATCGTCGACGAGCGGATGAAGACCTCCGCGCCCGACGTCTGGGCGGCGGGCGACGTCGTCGAGATCCCGCACGGCCTCACCCGCACGCCGCTGCAGGGGCTGACCGGCTCGCACGCCTACGCCCAGGGCAAGACGGCCGGCACCAACGCCGGCGGCGGCGACCGCGCCTACCGCGCGGTCTACGTCCCCTGGGGCACCCCGGCCGGGAAGTGGGTGATCGGTGGCGCGTCCTTCGGCGAGGCCACGGCCACCGCGCTCGGCATCCCCTACGTCAAGGGCGAGGCGCAGGGCATCTCGCGCGCCCGCTACTACCCGGGCGTGCAGCCGGTGAAGGTCAAGCTGCTCGCCGAGCCGGGCACGCTGCGGCTGATCGGCGCGCAGATGATCGGCGGCGGCGAGGGCATCAAGGAGCGCGCCGACTTCCTCGCCCAGGCGATCCGGTTCGGCATGACGCTGCACGACCTGTCGACGATGGAGAACGTCTACTCGCCCGCCATCGGCGCGCTCAACGAGCCGATCGTGGTGGCGGCGACCAACGGCGTCGCCGCGGCGAAGGCGAAGTAG
- a CDS encoding helix-turn-helix domain-containing protein — protein sequence MPSDPLAAVAVPEAPSAWEDVVGSIGPKVRALRLERGMTLQQLARAAEVSTASVHKVERGDMVPTITTLLKIAGALGAPIRHFVEDDDTAPTAVLTRFADGIAAGPVTITGSPDRFRARGTVARLEPGEQRPGLRRAGETLLIVLEGRLDVEVAADRYEVAAGEALHFPSGLEHRCGNSSDAPVEVVAVDVPES from the coding sequence ATGCCCAGCGATCCGCTCGCCGCCGTCGCCGTGCCGGAGGCGCCGTCGGCGTGGGAGGACGTGGTGGGGTCGATCGGGCCCAAGGTCCGGGCGCTCCGCCTGGAGCGGGGCATGACGCTGCAGCAGCTGGCCCGCGCCGCGGAGGTCTCCACGGCGTCGGTGCACAAGGTCGAGCGCGGCGACATGGTCCCCACGATCACGACGCTGCTCAAGATCGCCGGAGCCCTGGGCGCGCCGATCCGGCACTTCGTCGAGGACGACGACACCGCCCCGACCGCCGTGCTCACGCGCTTCGCCGACGGGATCGCCGCCGGCCCCGTCACGATCACCGGGTCGCCCGACCGCTTCCGGGCGCGCGGCACCGTCGCCCGGCTCGAGCCCGGCGAGCAGCGCCCCGGGCTGCGCCGCGCGGGCGAGACGCTGCTGATCGTGCTGGAGGGCCGGCTCGACGTCGAGGTGGCCGCCGACCGCTACGAGGTCGCCGCGGGCGAGGCCCTGCACTTCCCGTCCGGCCTGGAGCACCGCTGCGGCAACTCCTCCGACGCGCCGGTCGAGGTCGTCGCGGTCGACGTGCCGGAGAGCTGA
- a CDS encoding MSMEG_0567/Sll0786 family nitrogen starvation N-acetyltransferase produces the protein MTTARPLAPPPVPSPPPVDPVARESCRLVADAADLDAHHAVRRTVFVEEQSVFAGTDRDDRDDDPLTLHVLGLVDGRPAGSVRLYPIGPGRWKGDRLAVLPGRRAGRLGIALVRFAVATAAARGGDRMVALVQQPNEVFFRRLGWERLAEPQLYVGIPHVRMDIGLR, from the coding sequence GTGACCACCGCCCGGCCGCTGGCCCCTCCTCCGGTCCCGTCCCCGCCGCCGGTCGACCCGGTGGCGCGGGAGTCCTGCCGCCTCGTCGCCGACGCCGCCGACCTCGACGCCCATCACGCGGTCCGCCGCACGGTGTTCGTCGAGGAGCAGAGCGTCTTCGCCGGGACCGACCGCGACGACCGCGACGACGACCCCCTCACGCTGCACGTCCTCGGCCTGGTTGACGGCCGCCCGGCGGGCAGCGTCCGGCTCTACCCGATCGGGCCGGGGCGGTGGAAGGGCGACCGGCTCGCGGTGCTGCCCGGCCGCCGCGCCGGGCGGCTGGGCATCGCGCTCGTCCGCTTCGCCGTGGCCACGGCCGCCGCGCGCGGGGGCGACCGGATGGTCGCGCTCGTCCAGCAGCCCAACGAGGTCTTCTTCCGCAGGCTGGGGTGGGAGCGGCTCGCCGAGCCGCAGCTCTACGTCGGGATCCCGCACGTGCGGATGGACATCGGGCTGCGCTGA
- the argH gene encoding argininosuccinate lyase: MTIPQARARRSRPEGFPRSGPAPELIESGFEIENADAAFLHHGLNLADLAHVLDLARRGIVPPDAERTLLALLLDVCDIAPEDFPYDPSYGEPYNSRERYFVSRIGDVAGWLHAGRPRREAARVALRLHLRAALAELVEEAVRASLDLVDRAEEHAATLLPDQTYLQQAQPSTFGHYLLSFVYPTVRDARRLLDELDGIDTSPGGAGCVNGTRLLEDRAPIAAALGFRSVIPHTRDAMWQVDGLVHILATTASLLSNFSKLAEDLEIFSSSEFDFVDLADAYSRSSILMPQKRNPYALAIVRGASGVVIGRLTGFLAVTKSPSARSDNLIFAYGEVPRALDLGLRITRLMGGVVRTLRVNPDRMREELDRGYTQATDLAEHLVGLVGVDYRTAYVVVGNTVRAAAQAGVPGAAITGGMLDDAARAHTGRDWGLADVDLSDVLDPRSIVASRRAEGGAAPDAVAAMVADLRVTLDGIGAAAAARTAGFAAAEDELLARARAGAG, from the coding sequence ATGACGATCCCGCAGGCCCGGGCCCGCCGGTCCCGGCCGGAGGGCTTCCCCCGCTCCGGCCCCGCGCCGGAGCTGATCGAGTCCGGCTTCGAGATCGAGAACGCCGACGCGGCGTTCCTGCACCACGGCCTCAACCTGGCCGACCTCGCGCACGTCCTGGACCTGGCGCGGCGCGGGATCGTGCCGCCCGACGCCGAGCGCACGCTGCTGGCGCTGCTGCTCGACGTCTGCGACATCGCGCCCGAGGACTTCCCCTACGACCCCTCCTACGGCGAGCCCTACAACTCCCGCGAGCGCTACTTCGTCTCCCGCATCGGCGACGTCGCCGGCTGGCTGCACGCCGGGCGCCCGCGGCGGGAGGCGGCCCGCGTCGCGCTGCGGCTGCACCTGCGCGCGGCGCTCGCCGAGCTCGTCGAGGAGGCCGTGCGGGCGTCGCTCGACCTCGTCGACCGCGCCGAGGAGCACGCCGCGACCCTGCTGCCCGACCAGACCTACCTGCAGCAGGCCCAGCCGTCGACGTTCGGGCACTACCTGCTCTCGTTCGTCTACCCCACCGTGCGCGACGCCCGCCGGCTGCTCGACGAGCTCGACGGCATCGACACGAGCCCGGGCGGGGCGGGGTGCGTCAACGGCACCCGGCTGCTGGAGGACCGCGCGCCGATCGCGGCCGCGCTGGGCTTCCGGTCGGTCATCCCGCACACCCGCGACGCCATGTGGCAGGTCGACGGGCTGGTGCACATCCTCGCCACCACCGCGAGCCTGCTGTCGAACTTCTCGAAGCTCGCCGAGGACCTGGAGATCTTCTCCTCCAGCGAGTTCGACTTCGTCGACCTGGCCGACGCCTACAGCCGCTCCAGCATCCTCATGCCGCAGAAGCGCAACCCCTACGCGCTGGCGATCGTGCGCGGCGCGTCCGGGGTCGTGATCGGGCGCCTCACCGGCTTCCTCGCGGTGACCAAGAGCCCGTCGGCGCGCAGCGACAACCTGATCTTCGCCTACGGGGAGGTGCCGCGGGCGCTCGACCTGGGCCTGCGGATCACCCGCCTGATGGGCGGGGTCGTGCGCACGCTGCGGGTCAACCCCGACCGGATGCGCGAGGAGCTCGACCGCGGCTACACCCAGGCCACCGACCTCGCCGAGCACCTCGTGGGGCTCGTCGGGGTCGACTACCGGACCGCGTACGTCGTCGTCGGCAACACGGTGCGCGCGGCGGCGCAGGCGGGCGTCCCGGGGGCGGCGATCACCGGCGGGATGCTCGACGACGCCGCGCGGGCCCACACCGGGCGCGACTGGGGCCTCGCCGACGTCGACCTCTCCGACGTGCTCGACCCGCGCTCGATCGTGGCGTCGCGGCGCGCGGAGGGCGGGGCGGCGCCCGACGCGGTGGCGGCGATGGTCGCCGACCTGCGCGTGACCCTCGACGGGATCGGCGCCGCGGCCGCGGCGCGGACCGCGGGGTTCGCGGCGGCCGAGGACGAGCTGCTGGCCCGGGCGCGTGCGGGCGCCGGGTGA